CGGCGCTGGGAGGTGGTGAGAGGAAGGGGTTCGTCGGCGCAGGGAGATGGTGGGAGGAAGGGGTTCACGCAGGTTGGGAGTGGGAGGTGCTGGCTGTTGCGAGAGTGGGAGTGGGTTGCGAGAGTGGAGAGCGCAGAGTGAATGTGAGGGTTGGCGGCTAGGTTAGGTCATGTTGTGGGGGGTGGGGGGGTGAGGGTTGGTTTTGTGAGTTTTTTTTAaccggttcggttcggttcggttagGGTTTTCATTGTCAAAAccgaaaaccgaaccgaaccgcaataaaaatagtaaaacacaattttttggttttttcgatTTTCGGTTTATTCGGTTTTCGGTTTTTTCGATTCGATCGATCGGTTTTGTTCGGTCCGGATCGATTTTGAACACCCCtaattgttattaaaaaaaatgtttggaggcaaaaagctaacaAATCCCAATAGGTTTACGAGTAGAATGCGAAGCACTGGATCACCGCAcccttttcaaattttaatatagaatattaaaaaaaaggaagGTAACTATGCTGACGTGTTAACGTGGAGTGGATGAGGATAAGGTCAGGCCTTCGCCTTCCACATTAACatagcaagaaagaaaagaactCAAGTACAAGAAGAAACCCGGGATCATCCGTCCTTCGATACTTTATCCAATTTTCAGTTAAGATTAAGATTAAgagataaattattaaataataataacaattaacAATAAAGTGCAAAGCAAACCTAATTTATactactaaaataaataatttaaaagaaaacGAAAGAGATAAAAAGAGAGCACTCAGCAACATAACACAACGTGGTTAAGTGGCAAcccattctctctctctctctctgtttcCAACTAACGTTTTTGGTTTCTTCTTCGTTTCTGCATTTCGTATATCATATGATATCGGTGAATTAGGATAGTATAATTACAAAACTAACATGATGAACATTGAAGCATCATCAGCAGCGGTGCTGGATTCAAGAAAGGATGAACATCACGACGACGATGATGATAAGTGCTCATCTTCAACGACATCGTCGATCGGAAAGAACAGCGATGTGTCATCAGAGAATGAAAGAATAGCAGAAAATGAGAATGAAGTTCAGAGTGCTTATAATGGCCCTTTCGATATGATGGACTCTCTTGAAGAGGTTCTCCCTATTAGGTAATCGTAACTGCCTCTGCTTTCTATTTTTTACCCTTCAGATATTGTTTCTTCGTCttctttttttatgttgtgtgtGTTTGGCTTTATAAGATGATATTATTGAGAAATTTTACACAATATTTACGGTTTCCTTAAATCTAGGGTTAAAATGATGAATCTTGTTTTGGCAGGAGGGGGATCTCAAAATTCTACAATGGAAAATCAAAGTCCTTCGCAAGCCTAGCAGACGCTGCTTCTTCTGCGTCCGTCAAAGACATAGCGAAAGCGGAAAATGCTTACAGCAGAAGGCGAAGGAACTTGATGGCTTTCAACCACGTTTGGGACAAGTTGAGAAGCAACGGTGGTGGAATCTCCAAGAGAACAATGTCAATGAATTCAAGTAGAAGTGCTCTGGCTCTTGCCTTTGCCGTTAGTAGTTACGATAGTACTAGTAGTTTTACAAGCGAGGACTCAAGTTCAAATTCAAGGTCGCCTACGCCACCGCGGTCGCTTCCGCCGCTCCATCGCCGCAATCGCCTGTCCGGTGCCAGCACAGGCCCTTCCTCTCCTCTGCAGCGGAGTCTTCCGGCCTGGCGGTCCTTCTCCGTGGCGGATCTGCATTATTGTGGCACAGCCGCAACCGTCAATATGCCGGATTCCACCGCCCTAAGAAATGATGCAG
This sequence is a window from Arachis stenosperma cultivar V10309 chromosome 10, arast.V10309.gnm1.PFL2, whole genome shotgun sequence. Protein-coding genes within it:
- the LOC130956255 gene encoding protein OXIDATIVE STRESS 3 LIKE 1, translated to MMNIEASSAAVLDSRKDEHHDDDDDKCSSSTTSSIGKNSDVSSENERIAENENEVQSAYNGPFDMMDSLEEVLPIRRGISKFYNGKSKSFASLADAASSASVKDIAKAENAYSRRRRNLMAFNHVWDKLRSNGGGISKRTMSMNSSRSALALAFAVSSYDSTSSFTSEDSSSNSRSPTPPRSLPPLHRRNRLSGASTGPSSPLQRSLPAWRSFSVADLHYCGTAATVNMPDSTALRNDAAHPS